A single genomic interval of Arachis duranensis cultivar V14167 chromosome 7, aradu.V14167.gnm2.J7QH, whole genome shotgun sequence harbors:
- the LOC107458221 gene encoding exocyst complex component EXO70B1-like codes for MVPVSVRIPRWLMHPKLRRFVGVVSSIVGLLCYALSTSFNFLFGKWNLVKISIYIVFSFIICLATYFPKVWQHSACLRFRAHIAFLVLTITSVYSFFFDKAVNGKPDAYSIVSYAAFAIMCSSFPRQIHGGFEVDLLYFFLGVFIVQLMKIKILFGITGVCFGYFVIILRSSLNLTLEDEHFDPCDQNQVVVQVDLQQANDDCSFMMARLSACIERHQRRSYGIMDKILEQVREYGEAIDVPGKVIDHNLVFDALGPGAMEDLHDVAKSTMAAGFEKEFSHAYSNCRRQWLEMCILRLLKLREDRVIDPQTMPSMDYIISRWIIASDVALRILFPSERQICSRVFSGLHSAADACFGQICSEATIQLLKFAEAFVAISLPSCRMFQTFRVFLALNQLIPDFQTLFSDGPSMFLVNEAVTTRNKLREAITGSYMDMKNLIFRSKEAKLVLPSGGVHLITYNVMTYILFSRQSQRKLQQASLEYPMDAGTQSNNILLLQLLERKLRTNSKKYKDPALGYFFMVNNRSYIENKVKEWELGTFLGDHWGQNNTAKVKQNLELYYRSSWNKLLDYLNLDYYGESPAPEVAAEPMKNKLLLFNIHFMETCVAQSTWSVFDEQLREEIRTSIKNMLLPAYGNFIGTMRKVLGMNAYEYIKYRMFDIEARIDGLFYGSIMNQ; via the coding sequence ATGGTACCAGTGTCTGTCCGAATTCCAAGATGGCTTATGCATCCAAAGCTAAGGAGATTCGTTGGTGTGGTTTCATCCATAGTTGGACTGCTCTGTTATGCTCTCAGTACATCCTTCAATTTTCTATTCGGAAAATGGAACTTGGTGAAAATCTCTATTTACATTGTTTTCAGTTTTATAATCTGCCTTGCCACTTACTTTCCCAAGGTATGGCAACACTCGGCTTGTCTCCGGTTTCGAGCGCATATAGCATTTTTAGTTCTGACTATTACTTCTGTTTACTCATTCTTTTTTGACAAAGCTGTGAATGGGAAACCAGATGCATATAGCATAGTCTCTTATGCTGCTTTTGCTATAATGTGCTCTAGTTTTCCAAGACAGATCCACGGCGGATTTGAAGTGGATCTGCTATATTTCTTTCTCGGAGTTTTTATTGTGCAACtgatgaagataaaaatattgtttGGTATTACTGGGGTCTGTTTcggttattttgttattattcttAGATCTTCTCTAAACCTCACATTAGAAGATGAACATTTTGATCCGTGTGATCAAAATCAAGTTGTCGTTCAAGTTGATTTGCAACAAGCCAATGATGATTGCAGTTTTATGATGGCACGGTTAAGTGCTTGTATAGAAAGGCATCAGCGGAGAAGCTATGGTATCATGGACAAAATTTTGGAGCAAGTGAGGGAATACGGTGAAGCCATTGATGTCCCTGGAAAGGTGATTGACCACAACTTGGTGTTTGATGCACTTGGGCCCGGAGCTATGGAGGATCTTCATGATGTTGCCAAGTCCACCATGGCTGCTGGTTTCGAAAAGGAGTTCTCCCATGCATATAGCAATTGCAGGAGGCAATGGTTAGAGATGTGCATATTGAGATTGTTGAAGCTTCGAGAGGATAGAGTTATTGACCCTCAAACAATGCCATCCATGGATTACATTATCAGTAGATGGATCATAGCTTCTGATGTTGCCCTAAGGATACTATTTCCCTCGGAAAGGCAAATCTGCAGTCGTGTCTTCTCTGGTTTACACTCTGCAGCGGATGCTTGCTTTGGACAAATTTGCTCTGAAGCAACAATTCAGCTGCTGAAATTCGCAGAGGCCTTCGTGGCTATTAGCCTTCCATCATGTCGGATGTTCCAAACCTTCCGCGTTTTTCTTGCATTGAACCAACTGATTCCAGACTTCCAGACATTGTTTTCTGATGGCCCCAGCATGTTCTTGGTGAATGAAGCTGTCACAACCCGGAACAAATTGAGAGAAGCAATCACAGGCTCTTACATGGATATGAAGAATTTGATTTTCCGTAGCAAGGAGGCTAAGTTAGTTCTTCCAAGTGGTGGGGTTCATCTAATTACCTACAATGTAATGACATATATCCTATTCTCACGGCAGTCGCAAAGGAAGCTTCAGCAGGCTTCGCTAGAATACCCGATGGATGCCGGAACCCAATCgaataatattttgttgttgCAGTTATTAGAGAGAAAATTGAGAACCAACTCCAAGAAGTACAAGGACCCTGCTTTGGGCTATTTTTTCATGGTGAATAATAGGAGTTACATAGAAAACAAGGTAAAAGAGTGGGAGTTGGGAACCTTTTTGGGAGATCATTGGGGTCAAAATAACACTGCAAAAGTGAAGCAAAACCTTGAGCTATATTACAGAAGTTCTTGGAACAAGTTGCTAGACTATCTGAATCTAGACTACTATGGCGAGTCGCCGGCACCTGAGGTTGCCGCAGAGCCAATGAAGAATAAGCTGCTGTTGTTCAACATTCATTTCATGGAGACATGCGTTGCTCAATCTACATGGTCCGTCTTTGATGAGCAGCTAAGGGAAGAAATTAGGACTTCAATAAAAAACATGTTGCTGCCAGCATATGGAAACTTCATTGGGACGATGCGTAAAGTTCTTGGAATGAATGCTTATGAGTATATTAAGTATAGAATGTTTGACATTGAAGCTCGAATCGACGGTTTATTTTATGGAAGTATCATGAATCAATGA
- the LOC107458249 gene encoding exocyst complex component EXO70B1, with the protein MAENNGEEKLLAVARHIAKTLGHNTNMADDILQIFSNFDGRFSKENLADKVADGDPRACAALDHSLKSLDRRISQFVSSDRPIWADSADAVAFLDAVDELVAAVAEWSQLSTDKAFGACLARAEDMLQHAMFRLEDEFRSLMERAGESFDLTPPYRNGVESVENIPFDSEEEENELETAVNDGAEEDQIPVALPVTDYDIVIDALPAGTINDLHEIARRMVAGGLQKLSIEEVHKMPWQDLEDEIERWIKASNVSLKILFPSERRLCDRVFFGFSAAADLSFMEVCRGSTIQLLNFADAVAIGSRSPERLFRILDVFETLRDLIPEFEALFSDQYSVSLRNEAITIWKRLGEAIRGIFMELENLIRRDPAKVGVPGGGLHPITRYVMNYLRAACRSRQTLEQVFEDYGHPLKDYPKLDDRVAPNSSLSVQMDWIMELLESNLEAKSKIYNDPALCYVFLMNNGRYIVQKAKDSELGTLLGDDWIRKHTAKVRQYHVQYQRSSWNKVLGILKLDGSSNGSLGPNGAAKSMKEKLKMFNTQFENLCRVQSSWFVFDEQLREEIRIALEKILLPAYGSFIGRFHTELGKNADKYVKYGVEDIEVKLNDLFQGSSGSTGSRK; encoded by the coding sequence ATGGCTGAGAACAACGGGGAAGAGAAATTACTCGCTGTGGCGCGACACATAGCTAAGACGCTGGGCCACAACACCAACATGGCTGATGATATACTCCAAATATTCTCGAATTTCGATGGAAGGTTCTCGAAGGAGAATTTAGCAGACAAGGTTGCAGATGGTGATCCCAGGGCCTGCGCCGCACTTGATCATTCCCTGAAGTCCCTTGACCGTCGGATCTCACAGTTTGTGTCATCCGACCGTCCGATCTGGGCCGACTCAGCCGACGCTGTTGCTTTTCTTGATGCCGTTGACGAGCTCGTCGCCGCCGTCGCCGAGTGGTCGCAGCTCTCAACAGACAAGGCTTTTGGCGCGTGCCTCGCACGTGCCGAGGACATGCTGCAGCACGCCATGTTCCGACTCGAGGACGAGTTCCGGTCGCTCATGGAACGCGCTGGAGAGTCGTTTGACCTGACTCCGCCGTACCGAAACGGCGTCGAGTCGGTGGAGAATATTCCATTCGATTCGGAGGAAGAGGAGAACGAGCTGGAGACGGCGGTGAACGACGGAGCAGAAGAGGATCAGATCCCGGTGGCGCTGCCGGTAACGGACTACGACATCGTAATCGACGCGCTCCCCGCGGGGACGATCAACGACCTGCACGAGATCGCGCGGCGCATGGTGGCCGGAGGGTTACAGAAGCTGAGCATCGAGGAGGTTCACAAGATGCCATGGCAGGACCTCGAGGACGAGATCGAGAGGTGGATTAAGGCCTCCAACGTCTCCCTCAAGATCCTGTTCCCGAGTGAACGAAGATTATGCGACCGTGTGTTCTTTGGATTCTCCGCCGCTGCTGACCTCTCCTTCATGGAGGTTTGCCGCGGATCTACAATTCAGCTTCTGAATTTCGCGGACGCTGTCGCTATCGGGAGCCGCTCGCCTGAGCGGCTGTTTAGGATCCTCGACGTGTTTGAAACTTTGCGTGACCTCATTCCGGAATTTGAAGCCCTGTTCTCGGATCAGTACAGCGTTTCGCTCAGGAACGAAGCAATTACTATTTGGAAGAGGTTGGGGGAAGCAATTAGGGGAATTTTCATGGAGCTGGAGAATCTAATTCGCCGCGATCCTGCTAAGGTTGGGGTTCCCGGTGGGGGCCTACATCCAATCACACGCTACGTGATGAACTACCTACGCGCTGCTTGCCGGTCACGGCAAACATTGGAGCAAGTTTTTGAAGACTATGGACATCCGTTGAAGGATTACCCTAAGCTTGATGATAGAGTCGCACCCAATTCTTCACTCTCTGTGCAAATGGATTGGATAATGGAGCTGTTGGAGAGCAATTTGGAGGCGAAGTCCAAAATCTACAATGATCCTGCATTGTGCTATGTCTTCTTGATGAACAATGGGAGGTACATTGTTCAGAAGGCCAAAGATAGTGAATTGGGAACTCTCTTGGGCGACGATTGGATCCGAAAACACACTGCAAAAGTTAGGCAGTACCATGTGCAATACCAGAGGAGTTCGTGGAACAAAGTTCTGGGGATTTTAAAGCTTGATGGTAGTAGTAACGGGTCATTGGGGCCTAATGGTGCAGCAAAGTCAATGAAAGAGAAactgaaaatgttcaacacacAGTTTGAGAATTTATGCAGGGTTCAGTCTTCTTGGTTTGTTTTCGATGAGCAGCTTAGGGAAGAAATAAGAATTGCCCTTGAGAAGATCTTGTTGCCTGCGTACGGAAGCTTCATTGGAAGGTTCCATACGGAGCTTGGCAAGAATGCTGATAAGTATGTTAAGTATGGAGTAGAGGACATTGAAGTAAAGCTCAACGATTTATTTCAGGGTAGCAGTGGATCAACTGGTAGCCGAAAGTGA
- the LOC107458231 gene encoding exocyst complex component EXO70B1-like, translated as MNMMLRPLLIQIQSYLMQPRVWRLLGSASALIGLISYALSSSFSQLFGGWTLFKIFAYSIFSIIICLMILFAKLWQQLKGLSSEAHMAFFVLTITSVYSYFSDKEMKGKPDAYSVTSYAAFAVTSLSLQRQSESHFGFEVDLLYFFLGCVIVQFMKIDLWLGFVGIGFSYSLIILRSSLDAPAQNRHQRFHDQEHLVVEVSMNPLQVNNSISMLQEAPQTGLEAKHLPSMEERLWADLAVVNMLKCNLNNYLQDKVDRIPEVLVSDHNFLIDEIPSQVLIDLHVSVGTMIVTGLEKECVDQYCSWRREFVQLAEKELWTQEIDEKRRIKSWIKASNVSLKILFPNERRLCDRIFLGFPYLADFSFAQICNEFTTNLLDFANGFANGSHMLNLLPSVLQVFGLLHELIPEFESLFLDQFSVSLRTEAATTGRRLREAINGMFMQLEKLIKCDTSQAACPGGICPVTVEVMNHVNAVGEFGSSWLSAEVTRIIAMLESHLEAKSKHYSNPALGSVFLINNGRYIEKKAKQYQLDKILGNHWIRQRTAKVRENCEHYRRSSWEEVLGFLKLGMPNVEEAESMKKKLNLFNLRFKEIWMDQSAWFIHDEELKEEIIIPLGKIMSHTYGLFIWGFKSMLGRDADECIKYSVLDIDDLLKNLFSWRDE; from the coding sequence ATGAACATGATGCTTAGGCCCCTGCTCATCCAAATTCAAAGCTACCTCATGCAGCCACGTGTATGGAGATTATTGGGTTCCGCATCAGCGCTTATTGGACTCATATCCTACGCTCTCAGCTCCTCCTTCTCCCAACTCTTTGGAGGTTGGACCTTATTCAAAATCTTTGCTTATAGCATCTTCAGTATCATCATTTGTCTCATGATTTTGTTTGCAAAATTATGGCAACAACTGAAGGGCCTCAGCTCTGAAGCTCACATGGCGTTCTTCGTTTTGACCATCACCTCCGTCTATTCCTACTTTTCTGATAAAGAGATGAAAGGGAAACCAGATGCTTATAGCGTAACATCCTATGCTGCTTTTGCCGTTACATCGCTTAGCTTGCAAAGGCAGAGTGAGTCTCACTTTGGATTTGAAGTTGATTTGCTCTATTTCTTCTTAGGATGTGTGATAGTACAATTCATGAAGATAGATTTGTGGTTAGGATTTGTTGGAATTGGTTTCAGTTATTCCTTAATAATTCTTCGTTCGTCTTTAGATGCACCGGCACAAAACCGGCATCAAAGATTCCATGATCAGGAGCATCTTGTTGTTGAAGTGAGTATGAATCCATTACAAGTCAACAATAGTATTAGTATGCTTCAAGAGGCTCCACAGACGGGTCTAGAAGCGAAGCACCTGCCGAGTATGGAGGAGCGTCTGTGGGCTGATTTGGCTGTTGTGAACATGCTTAAGTGCAATTTGAACAATTACCTTCAAGATAAGGTTGATCGGATTCCGGAGGTCCTAGTGagtgatcataacttcctcattgATGAGATTCCATCGCAAGTACTTATTGACCTTCATGTAAGCGTAGGTACGATGATTGTAACTGGGTTAGAGAAGGAGTGTGTGGACCAATACTGCAGTTGGAGGAGAGAGTTCGTACAATTGGCGGAGAAGGAGCTTTGGACGCAAGAAATCGACGAGAAGAGGAGAATTAAGAGTTGGATTAAAGCTTCCAATGTTTCTCTCAAGATACTGTTTCCTAATGAAAGAAGACTCTGTGATCGCATCTTCTTGGGGTTTCCATATCTTGCGGATTTTTCTTTCGCGCAGATTTGCAATGAATTCACCACTAATCTGCTTGATTTCGCCAATGGTTTTGCTAATGGTAGCCATATGCTGAATCTTTTGCCCAGTGTCCTCCAAGTGTTCGGTTTATTGCATGAACTAATTCCAGAATTTGAGTCACTGTTTTTGGACCAATTCAGTGTATCGCTTAGGACCGAAGCAGCCACAACCGGAAGGAGACTAAGGGAAGCAATCAACGGGATGTTCATGCAGCTTGAGAAGTTGATAAAATGTGATACATCGCAAGCAGCTTGTCCTGGAGGTATTTGCCCTGTTACCGTTGAAGTGATGAACCATGTTAACGCTGTTGGAGAGTTTGGgtcttcttggctttctgcGGAGGTAACTAGAATAATTGCAATGTTGGAAAGCCATCTGGAAGCTAAGTCCAAACATTACAGCAACCCTGCTTTGGGCTCTGTTTTCTTGATAAATAATGGGAGGTACATTGAAAAGAAGGCAAAACAGTACCAATTGGATAAGATTTTGGGCAATCATTGGATCCGACAAAGGACTGCTAAAGTCCGAGAAAACTGTGAACACTACAGAAGAAGCTCGTGGGAagaggttttagggtttttgaaaCTTGGCATGCCTAACGTTGAAGAAGCAGAGTCAATGAAAAAGAAGCTCAATCTGTTCAACTTGCGGTTTAAGGAGATATGGATGGATCAGAGTGCATGGTTTATCCATGATGAAGAGCTAAAGGAAGAGATAATAATACCGCTGGGAAAGATCATGTCTCATACCTATGGATTGTTCATTTGGGGTTTCAAGAGCATGCTTGGTAGGGATGCTGACGAGTGTATCAAGTATTCAGTTTTAGACATTGATGACCTTCTGAAGAATTTGTTTAGCTGGAGAGATGAATAA
- the LOC110273541 gene encoding exocyst complex component EXO70B1-like yields the protein MTPLSVPIPSWLMHQKLWRFLGFASSIVGLLCYALSRSFNFLFGKWNLAKISIYIVFSLIICLATFFAKVWQHSASLRLRAHMTFLVLTVTSVYSFFFDKAAIGDPDAYSIVSSASFAIMWFSLSRKIHCGFEVDMLYFFLGVLIIQLMKIRFLLSIVAICFSYFLIVLRSSLDASTVTDSEYLELHDQNHVSIQVESDSQQSNIHRIIMTKLMDCVEALQKRKAALVQTIFEEYNNATNNTMLVTDYNFLIDTLPQGVVNDLHEAVKSAVAVGLVKECSDAYIDCWREFLEECLAILLELDTVKIDHPNTLPTPYFMVKRWAETCNVAFKILFPFERRLCDRVFFGLRSVSDVCFANICRESTTQLLNFADAFTRVSCSFDQIFIIVHIFPALCDLIPHLQTLFCDSLAMFLVNEAITIQNNLREAIEGCYTEVKNMIFRSKKAKFVFPNGGIHPLTMDVLAYVELFCEPFLQKYVQGSDRAGTSFSFSVEMVSMLKILERKLRTKSKNYKDPALCYFFMMINRRYIQNFVKQRHFVTHLCNDWVQNNTHKAEENLELYYKSSWNMVVDYLKLYNDESLVPAGW from the coding sequence ATGACACCTCTATCTGTCCCAATTCCAAGTTGGCTTATGCACCAAAAGCTATGGAGATTCCTTGGTTTTGCTTCATCCATAGTTGGATTACTCTGTTACGCTCTTAGTAGATCCTTCAACTTTCTATTCGGAAAATGGAACTTGGCGAAAATCTCTATTTACATTGTTTTCAGTCTTATAATCTGCCTTGCCACTTTCTTTGCCAAGGTATGGCAACATTCTGCAAGTCTCCGATTGAGAGCTCATATGACATTTTTAGTTCTGACCGTTACTTCTGTTTACTCATTCTTTTTCGATAAAGCTGCGATTGGGGATCCGGATGCATATAGCATAGTTTCTTCTGCTTCTTTTGCTATAATGTGGTTTAGtttgtcaagaaaaattcatTGTGGATTTGAGGTAGACATGTTATATTTCTTTCTGGGAGTTCTCATAATACAACTGATGAAGATAAGATTCTTGTTGAGTATAGTTGCGATATGTTTCAGCTATTTCCTCATCGTTCTTCGATCCTCTCTAGATGCATCAACAGTCACAGATAGTGAATATTTGGAACTCCATGACCAAAATCATGTGTCAATTCAAGTGGAATCTGATTCACAACAATCCAACATTCATAGAATCATCATGACAAAGCTCATGGATTGTGTTGAGGCGCTTCAGAAGAGAAAAGCTGCACTAGTGCAAACCATTTTTGAGGAATACAATAATGCTACTAATAACACTATGTTGGTGACTGATTACAATTTCTTGATTGATACGCTACCACAGGGAGTTGTAAATGACCTTCATGAAGCTGTCAAATCTGCAGTGGCTGTTGGATTGGTGAAGGAATGCTCTGATGCCTACATCGATTGCTGGAGGGAATTCTTGGAGGAGTGTCTAGCAATATTGTTGGAGTTGGACACTGTCAAGATTGACCACCCTAACACACTACCAACTCCATATTTCATGGTTAAGAGATGGGCTGAAACTTGCAATGTTGCATTCAAAATACTGTTTCCATTCGAAAGACGACTCTGCGATCGTGTCTTCTTTGGGCTACGCTCAGTTTCTGATGTTTGTTTTGCAAATATTTGCCGGGAATCCACGACTCAGCTGTTAAATTTTGCTGATGCCTTTACAAGAGTGAGCTGTTCATTTGATCAAATATTCATCATTGTTCACATTTTTCCGGCATTGTGTGACCTGATTCCACACTTGCAGACATTGTTTTGTGATAGCCTCGCTATGTTCTTGGTGAACGAAGCTATTACAATCCAGAACAACTTGAGAGAAGCAATAGAGGGTTGTTACACGGAGGTGAAGAATATGATTTTCCGTAGTAAGAAGGCTAAGTTTGTTTTTCCCAATGGCGGAATTCATCCATTAACAATGGATGTCCTGGCATATGTCGAGTTATTTTGCGAgccatttttacaaaaatatgtGCAGGGTTCTGATAGAGCTGGAACATCGTTTTCATTCTCTGTGGAGATGGTTTCTATGTTGAagattttagagagaaaactgAGAACTAAATCCAAGAACTACAAGGATCCTGCTTTGTGCTATTTCTTCATGATGATTAATAGAAGGTACATACAAAACTTTGTAAAGCAACGGCATTTCGTAACCCATTTGTGCAATGATTGGGTCCAAAACAATACACACAAAGCTGAGGAAAACCTTGAGCTCTATTACAAAAGCTCATGGAACATGGTGGTTGATTATCTGAAGCTGTACAACGATGAGTCTTTGGTGCCTGCTGGTTGGTAA